GCGGCGAACGAGGCCTTGCTCATCTTGGCCGGGCGGGACGAGATCTGCCGCCGGGAGAACAAACCGTACTGGCACGGCGGCCTGAGATGACCGGACAAAAGCTGACCGAACGTATCGAAGCGGCCAAGCGACGAGCCGTCGTCCCAATCAGCGGATTTCCCGTCGGCGCGGTCGCCGTCGGATCAACCGGCCGAGCCTACGAAGGATTCAACATCGAGTTTCCGGGCTGCGAGCCGGCCTTGACCGTCCACGCGGAAATCTGCGCTGTGACGAGAGCTTTTCAGGCCGGCGAACGGGCGGTCGACTCGCTGTACGTCACAGAAACGCCCTGCGGCCACTGCCGACAGTTCCTCTGGGAGCTGTCGTGCCGCAAAACGTTAAAAGTTTTTCTGCCCGACGGCTCCTTGAGCCTTGAGGACCTCCTGCCCTTCCCGTTCAGCCTTCGAGAGGGCTCCGGATTTTTAGGACACGAGACGGTCTCTATTCGGCCGCTGACCGACGAGGACGAGCTGACCGCTCTGGCCCGAGAGGCGGCAGAAAAAAGCTACTGTCCCTACAGCGCTGCCCGCCGCGGCGCGGCGCTGCGCGGCGTTGGCGGAACGGTGTGGTGCGGCAGTGCCGCTGAGAACGCCGCTTATAACCCGGGCGTGACGGCCGTCCAAGCGGCGCTGATCGCCCGAGGCGGCTCTTCCGAAGCCGTCTCAAGCGCCGTCCTTTTTGAAACGGCCGGCGGCTTCAGCGAGGAAATGCTCTTTGCCGGCGCCATTTCGACCCTGTGGCCGGACGCCAGTTTGACATATCGGCGCGGTTAACCTATAACTGAAACATCAGCATTTATATTCCAAAGGAGGTTTTTCAATGGCAGACAACAGCGAGTACCAGGCACTCTGCGCCCGCTCAGAGGCTCTCGGCAAGGCAGCTCCCGACGTGATGAAGGCGTTCGGCGCACTCCACGGCGCCGTGGTCAAGGAAGGCGCCTTAACCGTCAAGACGAAAGAACTCATCGCCCTGATGATCTCCGTGATCGTCAAGTGCCATCCCTGCATTCAGGCTCACACCCGCGGCTGCATCGCCGCCGGGGTCACGAGAGAGGAACTGGCAGAAGCCATCGGCGTGGCCGTCATGATGGGCGGCGGCCCGGCGACCGCGTACGGCGGCATCGTCCTCGACCTGTTCGACCAGCTGAAAAAGTAGCTCCCAGACCTGACAGGGAAGCCTGCGGCATCGTCCAGCTGGACAGGCGGCAGACGGCTTGAAAAATAAACCGCTTGCCAAAAAAAAGGTTCCATGGTAGGATAGCCTGCGTTGGAACGGGTGCCGTCATTTACGTCCGACTTTGTTGGGGTATCGTCCAACGGCAGGACACCTGACTCTGGATCAGGGAATCGAGGTTCGAATCCTTGTACCCCAGCCATGCTCTCTTCGTCTAGTGGTCCAGGACTCCGGGTTCTCAGCCCGGCAACAGGGGTTCGAATCCCCTAGAGAGTGCCATTAACTACAAAAGCTCCCGCCTCTTTGGTCTGCTCCCCGTCAATAGGACAGTGAAAAATCAAAAAGTCCCGTACCGCCAGTCGAGTAATCGGCTGGCGGTTCTTTTACGCCGCAGTATAGAAGCTTGCATGGTATTCGGCAGGTGTCATCAGATGCAATTTCCGTTGGAACCGCTCTGTGTTGTAATACCTGATGTATGACTCTATGGTCTTCACCAGATCCATCTTTGAGGTGAAGCGTTTCCTGTAGTACATTTCTCGCTTCAGGATCCCCCAGAAGCCTTCCATAGGCCCATTGTCAATGCAATGGGCTACTCTGGACATGCTCTGCTTCATTCGGTTTCTCTTTAGTCTCCCCGAGAACTGTTTGCTCGTGTACTGGAAGCCTCGGTCACTGTGAAACAATGGATGTGCCTCGGGCTCACGCTCTACAGCTTCATCAAACGTGCTCATAACCAGCGGATTGTCATTATGCTCGCCGATTTTATATGCCACGATCCTGCGATCATAGAGATCTAGTATGGCACTCAGATATACTTTGTGAGCGTTCCCCCCGACGTAATACTTGAACTCAGTGACATCCGTCAGCCATTTCTCGTTCGGTGCGTCTGCGTGAAAGTCACGGTTGAGATAGTTTTTGGCGATATGTGCAGGGTCTTGGCTGCTTCTGGTGCAGCTCTTTGGCCTCCACTTGATCGTGGATTGAATACGCTCTCCGCGACAGATCCTGAGTACCCGCTTATCGTTCACTGCGATGCCGTGATTCCTTTCCAGTTCGTCCCTGATTCGCCGGTAACCCATATCCGGATGGTTCTCATGAATGGCCTTGATCTTCTCGGAGAGCTCGGTATTGTACTTCTCACTGAAGCTGACAGGACCTTTAAGCCAGCGATAATACGCGCTGCGCGAAAGCCGCTGGCACTGACAGAGCTTTTGCAGGGGGTAGTGCTTGGCTTCAGTCAGTTCTTTGATCGCTTGGTATTTGTAGGGATGTCGAGTCAGAGAGAGCGATCTTTCATCTCTAACTCTCTGATTTTTTAACAGGTCGTTCTCCATCTGAAGGTCGCGGTTCTTGCGTTCCAGTTCTGCAATCCTGTGGCGCTGCTTTTCCTCTGGTGTCCGGGCTGGCAGGGTTCCAATCCGCCGTCCACGACGGTCTTCAAGGCCGGCGGGGCCCATGCTCTCATAACGGAGCACCCAGTTGCGCACCTGCTGATAGGAACAGTCGTATTTCAGCGCCGTCGCTCCATAATTATTATCCTTAGCAAGGCAGTACTGTACGATTTCAAGGCGTTCTTCCTGGGTTGTCTGTCTGGCTTTTCTCATGGAGCTGCCTCCTCCGCTTGTGCGCGATTGGATCCATCCATGAGTAGTATATGCCTGTATCCAGCTTTGAAGTTGAGCTTTTGACCGTAAGCCATAGCGATACGCCGTCTCCGTTAAGGATCCTTCTCCGCTCAGATAGGCATGAACGGCAGCCAATTTCAGCTCCTGTGAATAATGTCTGTTTCTCGATTGAGCGAGCAATCCTCCGGGACCTTCATTTTGGTAAATCCGGACCCAACTCCTAAACGATGCGCGGCCCCTAAGCCCCGCTTGCCTTGTCGCTTCTGTGCAGCTGATTTCGTCTCGGAGATAGCTTTCAACTAGAGATATTTTCAAAGCTGAGTCTATCTTGCTTTTTCTGGGCATAGAAATACCCCCCAAGTAGGTTTTATATTTCCCTGTCCTACTTGGGGGGAGCATATCACTTTCAAGAGGCGGGAGCTTTTTTTGATAAAGGCCAAAAACTCGACCGAATCCGCCTTACAGCGCCGCTTCTTCGCTCCGCCGGCGAACTCCCCGCAGGAACGCGATCATGGCAGGCACGGGAATGAACGCCGAACAGACGTCGCTGACGGCCTGCACTGCCACCAAACCGGTCAGGCCAAAGAAACGCGGCAAAGTCAGGACGAGGGGGATAAAGAAGAGCCCGCTGCGGCAGACCGCCAAGGCCAAGGCGTTCCAGCTCTGGCCGACCGACTGACAAGTCATGCTGGCCGACAAGTTAAGCGCCAGCAGCGGAAGCGCGGCGCTCTGCCAGCGCAGGGCTTCGGTGCCGATTGAAACTACTTGGGGATCGTGAATGAACCAGCGCATGATCGACGGCGCGCCTAAGAAAATGAGACTGCAGAGGACCACCAGCGAGAAAAACGTCGCCTCGGTCACGAACAGAAACGCATCCCTGACTCGGCCCCATCGGCCGGCGCCGTAGTTGTATCCCACAACTGGCTGGTAGCCCTGCCCGATGCCCACGCCGACCATGAAGGCCATCATGATGATTTTCTTGGCAATGCTCACCGCTGAAAGGGCTGCATCGCCCCAAACAGCGGCCTCGATGTTGAGCATAACCAGCCCCAGGCTCGCCAGCCCCTGACGGCAGAACGACGGGGAGCCCAGCTCGATGATTTCAAGGTACGTCCCGAATGACTTAGAGACAAACGACAGGCGGTGCCTGACAACGCTGCGGCCTCGGCGGTACCAACTGGCCATGATGGCCAGAGAAACCGCTTGGCTGAGGACCGTCGCGATCGCCGCGCCCCGAATCCCCAGACCAAAGGTGAAGATGAACAGCGGGTCCAAGAAGATGTTGAGCACCCCGCCGGACGCGAGTCCCGCCATGGCGAACTTCGCCTTCCCCTCGGCCCGCAGTCCGGTGTTGAGCACGCAGGCGCAGGTCATCAGCGGCGCCCCGAGCAGGATAACCGCCGCGTATTCCGCCGCGTAGGGCAGAACCGTCGCCGTGGCGCCCAGCGCCCGGCAGATGGTGACCACAAACTGATACCCGATGAGCGAGGTCAAACACCCTAAGATGAACGCCGCCGCAACTGAAGACGACGCGTATCGGTTCGCCCGGTCCAAGTCTCTCGCGCCCAACGACCGGGAGATCACGCTGGCGGCTCCGGTCCCCAGAGTAAACCCGATGGCCTGAATCATCGCCATCAAGCTGAAGATGACGCCCCGGCCGCCGAAGCGCTGGTCCCCAGCTGGGAAACGAAGTAGGTATCAGCCGTGTTGTAGACGCCCGTCACGGTCATGCTGATGATCGTCGGAACGGCCAGCCTCAGGATCAACGGTCGAATCGGCGACTCGATCATCCGTTCAAACTCGCGCTGTTCTTCTCCGTCCACTTCGTCACCCCTTTTTCGATTTTACGAAAGAGCCAAGACGACTTCAAGCGCTTAAGTCGTCTGCGGGCGCAAAAAAACCGAGGCCTAACGGCCTCGGTTGGGGAAACTTTAGACGTTTTTCCGAAGCCGGACTTCTGGCTCCGAGGGGATCTTGAAGAACGGCACGAACCGATCCCAGCCGGTAAAAGTCAGGACCAGCATGGAGACCACAGCGACCCAAGCCATGTAGTTGTGGCCAATGACGCCCCATACGGTGAGCGTCCCGTCGCCCAGCGGGTAGATTGCATGAGAAATGCTGAGGAAAAACGCCATGTAGCAGTGCCACGGGATCAGCTGGGACCCGAGCACCCCCATCGCGTCGGCATAGGTGGCGTTGCGCAGCGCTAACTTGTACATAACCTCCTTGCTCCCCTCGACGCTCCGCTCGGTCATGCTCCGAATCAGCGGGCTGATCGTGACGATCTGAGCCATCTCGTCGGCCAGAGCCGCGTTACCTATCAGACACAGCAGGGCGTTGGAGAACATCAGGTGCCTGACCTTATGGGTCAGCTTCAGCACCATGTCGGCCACCGGGTCAAAAGCGTTCATCTTCTTCATAACCCCTCCGAACGCGCCGACCCAGAGCATCATCGCGATCGTCCAGTTTCCTGCGGACGAAAAGCCAGCCTGAACGAGCGACAGGAAGGATGATAAGTTTTCCACTGTCCCGGCGCACAGGCCGCAGATCAGCGACGAGATAATCCCGCTGCCAAGACAGATGAGCGTGCTCGTCCCTCGGATAGCCAGTCCCAAGACGGCCACGAGCGGCAGCAGCATATAGAGGGGCACGCCGGTTTTAACTTGATTCAGCAGCGTCACTGCCGCCGGCCGTTCGGTTTGGAGCAGCGTCCAGACCGACTCTGGAATCCGAGCGATCGCGTCCGACGCCAAGCCGGTCGTCTCCGGCAGGTCACTCCACATGCCCACCAGATAGAAAATAACCAGACTGATCAGAAGGCACCCTAAGGACCAAATCCCCTGATGGCGAACCCGGTCGATAATGGCGACGTTCTGGATACCCGAGCTGACCACCATCGCGTCCGAGATCAGCCCGATGTTGTCGCCGAAGCACGCCCCGCCAGCGATGGCTCCCACCGTGAGCAGCACGTTTCCGCCCACGATATGGTTGAGCCAGAGGAAAATCGGCGCGCAGGCCGCAAACGTTCCCCACGACGTCCCGGTGGCTACCGACAGAACCGCCGTGACTAACAGGGCCACCGCAGCGACCAGCTTCGCCGTCAGTCCCGCCCGAAGCGCCACGTTAATGATTGACGCCGCAACGCCCGTGGCCATAAAGCACTCGGCGACGGCGTAGGCCGATTCCAAGATCAAGAAAACGATCAGGAAGTGTTTTAAGTTGTCCAGCGCCGCGCTCAGCAGGTCGTCGAACGAATAATGATCCGTGACCATCGCGATAATCGTCGCGTACAGAAACGCGATTGGCGCGACGATCAGAATGTCCATGCCCGAAAACATCAACGCGCCCATCACGAACATCGGACTGAGCTTTACTAAAGCGATCACCCTTATCCCTTCCTTTGGCTCTTTTCCTTCTCCGCACCAACCGACGGGAAAAGAGATCTCGTTATCTCAGCGCGCCGCGTCCCCGCTCTGCCGGCGCCGATTGGCGCGCCGCAAAGGCCTTTCAGCCCATCTGACAGATTCGAGGGTGCTCCTGCAAAACGCCGGTAACGGTACAAAGTTTACTCTCTTCTGGCCAATGAAACAATCTTTTTTTGTCAATCTATGCTGAAAATATTCCCGGTTGACCTGTGAAAATTTTGGGCGTCATCGACACAAAAAAGCGCCCTCTCCGACGAGAGCGGGCGCTCTGAAGGCTAATTGTGGTAGCTGGCGGCCTTGATCGTCTCTTTCACGCCTCGGGCCGTCCGGCCTTTGACGGCCACGGCGAGGCGGCGCTCCGCAAAGCGGGCTAATCGGACGAACGGCAGGCCGATCAGGAAGTAGATCAGCGCCACCATGATGCCGATTCCGAAGAAGTCGTAATACGTGTTGGCCAGTTGGCCGTACGCTTTCGTCAGGTCGATGAGGGTGATCATTGACACCAGCGATGAGTCCTTGAGCAACGAGATGAAGTCGTTGGTGACCGGCGGCAGGGAAACCCGAATAGCCTGCGGGACCACCACGTGCCGCAGGGCCTGACTGCGGGTCATGCCCAGGGCCAAGGCGCCTTCCATCTGCTGGCGGGGGACGGCCATGAGCCCCGCGCGGTAGTTCTCCGCCTCGTAGGCCGCGTAGTTCATCCCGAGTCCGATGATGCCGGCGGCAAACGGCGACAGTTTAATTCCCACATTAGGCAGGCCGTAGAAGATGAAAAACAGCTGAATGAGTACCGGCGTCCCGCGAAGCAGCTCGATGTACCCGACAGCCAGAGCCGACAGCCACCGAGGGCCAAAGAGGCGCGCCACGGCCAGAACCATGCCGAGGACAATCGCCAAGGCCATGGCCGCCAGCGAGACCTGCAGCGTCACCAGCGCGGCCCGTCCGAAGACCGGGAGGAAACTGACGTATCGGTCAAACCGGGCCTTCCAGCCCAGCCCTTCTTTCTGAAACGAGGCCCACCGGTCAAAGCCGTCGTGCCCTACCCGGGCCGGCGAGTGGTCGTCGAAGAAATCCGCCATCACGGGCGTCCACATGTTCCACTTCTCGTAGATGTCCCGAAGCTGACCGGACTCTCTCAGCGCCGTCAACGCGGCGTTCAGTTCGTTCTTCAGCGCGCTGTCGCCCTGTCGGACGGCAATGCCGTACTCCATCGAGCCGATGGGTTCCCCGACAAACTCCAGATTGGGGTTGAAACCGGCGTAGAAGATGGCGATCGGCGAGTCCATGAGCACCGCATCAAGCCGGCCGTTGGCCATGTCCTGATAGGCGTTGATCTCGTTCTCGTAGGTTCGAATATCGGTCACACCCGCATCGACAAGCGTGTCGTACGCGTACGACTGTTTGAGCGTACCGACGGTCTGACCGACGCAGCTTCCTAGGTCGGCGATCTTCTTGGGGTTGCCCCGGGGAACGACCAACTGGAGGAACGTCTTGTAGTACGGCAGGGAGAAGTCCACGGCCTGCCGGTGCTCCGCCGTGATTTCAAGGCCGCTGAGCGCCATGTCGTATAGTTTTAAGTTCAGGCCGGGGATCAGATTGTCCCACCCGTTAGAGACAAAGACGGGACGGCGGCCCATTTGTCGGCACAGGGCTTCTACAAGGTCCACCTCAAAGCCGATCATGCGTTCTTGGTTCTCTGGGTCGCCGAACATGTAGGGGACGTTTCCCTCGCTGTCGCCGCCCCAGCGAAGTTCCGGCAGGTCTTCGGCCGCCCAAGCCCCGGCAGCGCAGAGCGTCAGCGCGGCAAACGCCCCGGCGAGAAGTCGAAACAGGCGCCTCATTCGGACACCACCCCAGTCAAGTGGCGCAGGAAGTTCTGCGTCCGGGGATTTTTCGGCGTCGTGAACAGCACGTCGCCGTCTTCCTTCTCGACAATTTCGCCGCCGTCCATGAACACGATGTAGTCCGACGCGTCCCGGGCAAAGCGCATCTGATGAGTGACGATAACTTGCGTCATGCCCTCGCCGTCCAGATCCTTCATGACCTGCAGCACCTCGCCGACCAGTTCGGGGTCGAGCGCGCTGGTCGGCTCATCGTACAGCATCACCTTGGGCGACATGGCGAGAGCCCGGGCGATAGCCGCCCGCTGACTCTGACCGCCTGACAGCGTGGCCGGATACCGGCTCGCCTGCTCGGAAAGCCCGACTTTCGCCAACAGGTCCAGCGCTTGGCGCTTGGCCTGTGACTCGGGGGTCTTTTTCACCACCACCGGCGCCAGCATGACGTTTTCCAGCACCGTTTTGTGGGGAAACATGTTGAAGCTCTGAAAGACCATGCCGACTTCCTGACGCATTCTGAAGCACGCGTCCAAAAAGTCACGGCTCATGGGCTCACCGGCACGGCGGGTCACAGTGACGCCGGCGATGCTGATCGTCCCCGAATCGATGTACTCCAAGCAGTTCAGACATCGAAGAAACGTGGACTTCCCGCAGCCCGACGGGCCGATGATCGAGACAAGGTCCCCTTCGCTGATATCTATCGACACGCCGCGCAGGACCGGGGTCTCCTCGAATGCTTTGTGAAGATCGGTCACGCGAATCAATGGGACAGCTGACTGTTCCACTCCGTCACCCTCCAGTAGCCGCCGACGGCGGCAGATTTTTTGTCCGTTTCGCCCCTCTGTTTCCCGAACGCCGCGGGTCTGTGCCGTCCGCGGGCCGAGAGATTTTGGTTCAGGTTCATTATAACGAAGACGCCTCAAACTACAAGCCCGAACGGCCTCGGCCGTTCGGGCTTGTCCTATTCTTCCGATTTAATTTTCCCCGACGCTCTCATCTCGTCCCGGACGATCAGCGAGACGTTGTGGGCGTGATCGCCGATCCGCTCCAGATTGCTCAACACGTCGACGAACGCAATGCCGGCCGCCGGAGAACACGCACCCTCGTTGAGACGGGCGATGTGCGTGGCCCGCAAGTTCTGTTCCATTTGGTCGATCTCATCTTCCAACGGACCGGCCACTTCGTTGGACATAGCCATGTCGTCCCGGTCAAACGCGTCCAAGCAGAACGACACCGCGCGGCGGACTAGATCGAACATGCCGGCCAGCTCTTGGTAGCCCATTGGGGAGAACGAGACCTTGTTCTCTTCCACGTACTCGTACATCTCGATTAAATTCGTGCAGTGGTCGCCAATTCGCTCCACGTCGCCGGCGCCGTTGACGTAAGACGCCAAAAGGGACGAAAGCTCCGACGCCAGATGAGTGTGCCACAGTTTGGCGGCGTACTCCGCTACAGCCCGGTTGAGCTCGTTGACGATTTTTTCCGTCTGAGCCACCCGCTCGGCGGCGTCTTTCTGTCGTTCCAAAAGGGCGCTCCGAGAATCGTCGAGCATCGAGAGGGCGAATCGGCCCATGCGGAGCAGTTCCTGCTTGGTCGCAGCGACGGCCGCTGCCGGAGAGGACTCCAACAGCCGGTTGTCGAGGAAC
This is a stretch of genomic DNA from Jonquetella anthropi DSM 22815. It encodes these proteins:
- a CDS encoding Na+/H+ antiporter NhaC family protein gives rise to the protein MIALVKLSPMFVMGALMFSGMDILIVAPIAFLYATIIAMVTDHYSFDDLLSAALDNLKHFLIVFLILESAYAVAECFMATGVAASIINVALRAGLTAKLVAAVALLVTAVLSVATGTSWGTFAACAPIFLWLNHIVGGNVLLTVGAIAGGACFGDNIGLISDAMVVSSGIQNVAIIDRVRHQGIWSLGCLLISLVIFYLVGMWSDLPETTGLASDAIARIPESVWTLLQTERPAAVTLLNQVKTGVPLYMLLPLVAVLGLAIRGTSTLICLGSGIISSLICGLCAGTVENLSSFLSLVQAGFSSAGNWTIAMMLWVGAFGGVMKKMNAFDPVADMVLKLTHKVRHLMFSNALLCLIGNAALADEMAQIVTISPLIRSMTERSVEGSKEVMYKLALRNATYADAMGVLGSQLIPWHCYMAFFLSISHAIYPLGDGTLTVWGVIGHNYMAWVAVVSMLVLTFTGWDRFVPFFKIPSEPEVRLRKNV
- a CDS encoding carboxymuconolactone decarboxylase family protein translates to MADNSEYQALCARSEALGKAAPDVMKAFGALHGAVVKEGALTVKTKELIALMISVIVKCHPCIQAHTRGCIAAGVTREELAEAIGVAVMMGGGPATAYGGIVLDLFDQLKK
- a CDS encoding amino acid ABC transporter ATP-binding protein produces the protein MEQSAVPLIRVTDLHKAFEETPVLRGVSIDISEGDLVSIIGPSGCGKSTFLRCLNCLEYIDSGTISIAGVTVTRRAGEPMSRDFLDACFRMRQEVGMVFQSFNMFPHKTVLENVMLAPVVVKKTPESQAKRQALDLLAKVGLSEQASRYPATLSGGQSQRAAIARALAMSPKVMLYDEPTSALDPELVGEVLQVMKDLDGEGMTQVIVTHQMRFARDASDYIVFMDGGEIVEKEDGDVLFTTPKNPRTQNFLRHLTGVVSE
- a CDS encoding IS3 family transposase, which gives rise to MRKARQTTQEERLEIVQYCLAKDNNYGATALKYDCSYQQVRNWVLRYESMGPAGLEDRRGRRIGTLPARTPEEKQRHRIAELERKNRDLQMENDLLKNQRVRDERSLSLTRHPYKYQAIKELTEAKHYPLQKLCQCQRLSRSAYYRWLKGPVSFSEKYNTELSEKIKAIHENHPDMGYRRIRDELERNHGIAVNDKRVLRICRGERIQSTIKWRPKSCTRSSQDPAHIAKNYLNRDFHADAPNEKWLTDVTEFKYYVGGNAHKVYLSAILDLYDRRIVAYKIGEHNDNPLVMSTFDEAVEREPEAHPLFHSDRGFQYTSKQFSGRLKRNRMKQSMSRVAHCIDNGPMEGFWGILKREMYYRKRFTSKMDLVKTIESYIRYYNTERFQRKLHLMTPAEYHASFYTAA
- a CDS encoding MATE family efflux transporter — its product is MAMIQAIGFTLGTGAASVISRSLGARDLDRANRYASSSVAAAFILGCLTSLIGYQFVVTICRALGATATVLPYAAEYAAVILLGAPLMTCACVLNTGLRAEGKAKFAMAGLASGGVLNIFLDPLFIFTFGLGIRGAAIATVLSQAVSLAIMASWYRRGRSVVRHRLSFVSKSFGTYLEIIELGSPSFCRQGLASLGLVMLNIEAAVWGDAALSAVSIAKKIIMMAFMVGVGIGQGYQPVVGYNYGAGRWGRVRDAFLFVTEATFFSLVVLCSLIFLGAPSIMRWFIHDPQVVSIGTEALRWQSAALPLLALNLSASMTCQSVGQSWNALALAVCRSGLFFIPLVLTLPRFFGLTGLVAVQAVSDVCSAFIPVPAMIAFLRGVRRRSEEAAL
- the cdd gene encoding cytidine deaminase; protein product: MTGQKLTERIEAAKRRAVVPISGFPVGAVAVGSTGRAYEGFNIEFPGCEPALTVHAEICAVTRAFQAGERAVDSLYVTETPCGHCRQFLWELSCRKTLKVFLPDGSLSLEDLLPFPFSLREGSGFLGHETVSIRPLTDEDELTALAREAAEKSYCPYSAARRGAALRGVGGTVWCGSAAENAAYNPGVTAVQAALIARGGSSEAVSSAVLFETAGGFSEEMLFAGAISTLWPDASLTYRRG
- a CDS encoding ABC transporter substrate-binding protein/permease — its product is MRRLFRLLAGAFAALTLCAAGAWAAEDLPELRWGGDSEGNVPYMFGDPENQERMIGFEVDLVEALCRQMGRRPVFVSNGWDNLIPGLNLKLYDMALSGLEITAEHRQAVDFSLPYYKTFLQLVVPRGNPKKIADLGSCVGQTVGTLKQSYAYDTLVDAGVTDIRTYENEINAYQDMANGRLDAVLMDSPIAIFYAGFNPNLEFVGEPIGSMEYGIAVRQGDSALKNELNAALTALRESGQLRDIYEKWNMWTPVMADFFDDHSPARVGHDGFDRWASFQKEGLGWKARFDRYVSFLPVFGRAALVTLQVSLAAMALAIVLGMVLAVARLFGPRWLSALAVGYIELLRGTPVLIQLFFIFYGLPNVGIKLSPFAAGIIGLGMNYAAYEAENYRAGLMAVPRQQMEGALALGMTRSQALRHVVVPQAIRVSLPPVTNDFISLLKDSSLVSMITLIDLTKAYGQLANTYYDFFGIGIMVALIYFLIGLPFVRLARFAERRLAVAVKGRTARGVKETIKAASYHN